In the genome of Planctomycetaceae bacterium, one region contains:
- a CDS encoding DUF4147 domain-containing protein: MDARHLRRDALEIWAAGVAAVDSAELVRNTIRLNPQILSIGETELPLSQIGRIEIVGAGKAGTGMALGAQDALTSIPPNIQVSGWVNVPEDCLPRKEQTTGLIHSSRVHLHPARPAGINEPTRQAVNGTTEILRRVSALNHNDVCIVLISGGGSALLCQPVPEISLAEKLQVTRLLASGGANINELNCVRTHLSMVKGGGLRKACRAGHLFTLIISDVIGDPVSVIASGPTVETRSSAADAITVLKQRGLWDSPATPASILAYLRKRADMPPEINTPAGGTRSFNLVIGNNRSAIEASSKAALALGYQMVEPEFDQQGDAASEGYRLQMALQGIRDAAPNRKFCLLSGGEPTVQLKALPAGAPRKGGRNQELVLAAINASRDPDNWKNIALLSGGTDGEDGPTDAAGAVADAELVRRMQSSQLDPADFLLVNNSYPFFEQLDGLVKSGPTHTNVMDLRVGLTGRQD, translated from the coding sequence GTGGACGCACGGCACCTCCGACGTGACGCTTTGGAAATCTGGGCAGCCGGCGTCGCAGCTGTGGATTCGGCCGAACTCGTTCGTAATACCATTCGTCTGAATCCGCAGATTCTCTCGATCGGTGAGACTGAACTTCCCCTGTCGCAAATTGGTCGCATCGAAATTGTCGGCGCGGGAAAAGCCGGTACCGGGATGGCTCTGGGAGCACAGGATGCTCTCACATCCATTCCACCGAACATCCAGGTTTCCGGTTGGGTGAACGTACCGGAAGACTGTCTGCCCAGGAAGGAACAGACAACCGGACTCATTCATTCAAGTCGCGTGCATCTGCATCCGGCCAGGCCCGCAGGTATCAATGAACCAACGAGGCAGGCAGTCAATGGCACCACAGAAATACTGCGACGCGTTTCGGCGCTGAACCACAACGATGTCTGCATCGTCCTGATTTCCGGCGGCGGCAGTGCACTGTTGTGTCAACCCGTCCCGGAAATCTCGCTGGCGGAAAAACTGCAGGTCACACGGCTCCTCGCCTCAGGCGGAGCCAACATCAATGAACTGAACTGCGTTCGCACCCATCTCTCCATGGTTAAAGGTGGAGGCCTCCGCAAAGCCTGTCGAGCCGGCCATCTGTTTACTCTGATTATTTCGGACGTCATCGGCGATCCGGTTTCCGTGATCGCGTCAGGCCCAACCGTTGAAACTCGAAGCAGCGCAGCCGATGCCATCACTGTGCTGAAACAACGCGGGCTGTGGGACTCCCCCGCGACTCCTGCATCGATTCTCGCATATCTCAGGAAGAGGGCGGACATGCCCCCGGAGATTAACACACCCGCCGGAGGCACCAGGTCCTTCAATCTGGTGATTGGAAATAACCGATCGGCCATTGAAGCGTCTTCAAAGGCCGCTCTGGCACTTGGCTATCAGATGGTTGAACCGGAATTTGACCAGCAGGGCGATGCCGCATCAGAAGGATATCGCCTCCAAATGGCCTTGCAGGGGATTCGGGACGCTGCGCCCAACCGTAAATTCTGCCTCCTGAGTGGTGGTGAACCCACAGTTCAGCTGAAAGCACTGCCCGCAGGTGCGCCCCGCAAGGGCGGACGTAACCAGGAGCTGGTACTGGCTGCCATCAACGCAAGTCGAGATCCTGACAATTGGAAGAACATCGCCCTGCTTTCCGGCGGGACCGACGGCGAAGATGGGCCAACAGATGCGGCTGGCGCAGTCGCCGATGCAGAACTTGTTCGAAGAATGCAGTCATCTCAGCTGGATCCTGCAGACTTTCTGCTGGTCAACAATTCTTACCCATTCTTCGAACAGCTGGATGGTTTAGTCAAGTCCGGCCCCACCCACACAAATGTCATGGACCTTCGCGTCGGGCTCACAGGCAGGCAGGATTAG